One part of the Cyprinus carpio isolate SPL01 chromosome B12, ASM1834038v1, whole genome shotgun sequence genome encodes these proteins:
- the LOC109105526 gene encoding galanin receptor 2a-like: protein MNASQQIHFHSIWKVESVIISVIFSIIFLVGTVGNCLVLAVLIRNGQMNTKSTNLFILNLGLADLCFIVFCVPFQATIYTMDEWVFGQSVCKAVHFIIFLTMYASIFTLAAVSLDRYLAIRYPLRSRETRTPRNALTSISLVWALSLFFSSPYLSYYQQMDLDGTTVCIPAWSTHHRRAMDVCTFIFGYLIPVLILGITYTRTIRYLWTSVDPMQDMSESRKAKCKVTKMIIIVAALFCLCWLPHHLVILCMWFGHFPLNHTTYVLRILSHLVAYTNSCLNPIVYALVSKHFRKGFKKVFGCVFRNRVVNRIHTVQPAQTVSLMEAALCEGSNHSNGSNRGRLWSKSSKKMMTSAFMTFNVT, encoded by the exons ATGAACGCATCACAGCAGATCCACTTCCATTCCATCTGGAAAGTTGAGTCTGTAATCATTTCTGTCATATTCTCgattatttttttggttggtaCCGTGGGGAACTGTCTTGTGCTCGCGGTTCTCATTCGCAACGGCCAGATGAACACAAAGAGCACCAACCTGTTCATCCTGAACCTCGGGCTGGCGGACCTCTGCTTTATCGTCTTCTGCGTGCCTTTCCAGGCTACCATCTACACAATGGACGAGTGGGTTTTCGGACAGTCTGTGTGCAAAGCTGTACACTTTATCATCTTCCTGACCATGTACGCGAGCATCTTTACGCTGGCAGCGGTGTCTCTGGACAG ATATCTCGCCATTCGGTATCCTCTGCGCTCAAGAGAGACCAGAACTCCTCGTAACGCTCTGACCTCCATCAGCCTTGTGTGGGCTCTATCTCTGTTCTTCTCCAGCCCTTATCTCAGCTACTACCAGCAGATGGATCTAGACGGGACCACCGTTTGCATCCCAGCATGGAGCACCCATCATCGTCGAGCCATGGACGTCTGCACCTTCATATTCGGCTACCTGATCCCAGTCCTCATTCTCGGCATCACGTACACCCGCACCATCCGCTACCTCTGGACCTCAGTGGACCCCATGCAGGACATGTCGGAATCCCGCAAGGCCAAGTGCAAGGTGACCAAGATGATAATCATCGTTGCTGCGCTCTTCTGTTTATGTTGGCTGCCACATCACCTGGTTATCTTGTGCATGTGGTTCGGCCACTTCCCGCTTAACCACACGACCTACGTCCTCCGCATTCTCTCTCACCTGGTGGCATACACCAACTCCTGCCTGAACCCTATCGTCTACGCCCTGGTGTCTAAACACTTTCGAAAGGGCTTCAAGAAGGTGTTTGGCTGCGTGTTTCGTAATCGGGTCGTAAACCGGATCCACACCGTGCAGCCAGCACAGACGGTGAGCCTGATGGAAGCTGCCCTGTGTGAAGGATCCAATCATAGCAATGGGTCAAACCGGGGTCGCCTCTGGAGCAAAAGTAGCAAGAAGATGATGACGAGTGCCTTCATGACATTTAATGTGACATAA
- the si:ch211-250n8.1 gene encoding uncharacterized protein si:ch211-250n8.1 yields the protein MTGVTTECALHFTHEPSLGKQTFDDRLLVLLSVKLDGSRGICAFTIMPAKDPLIETLKVCILNLKSEGTVSDSNPHLASCCELLELILRKGLQQPVLSLAHRDYWHCFEQLLHHDACGRLSSVSLAVQQTTACSKLITSQGRGRFFIRLMLMRRTLGNVIKHLLHTNRVIEWYCPNVAILRNEEFVEPFLSLSMVLSEMNFKISIENCSFLDESWLLPVCQIYEAVPCRELGMVLRYLDGRVFVLDLLQGSQAQVDMFAEPGDIIDEMNGISLRNASNGQAGVVLSKLKGQPLSIHLIRWRGEDGSIYQPLVKHLRQLKQEKPSLQFGPKPASQQDRASGQKRGQTQCVKDGRILYGVHLLGKANIGMYGGKEVLQHAIPVVLESSQARKEVLLDVKETHLTCIDKSNKQELFQHHFPEISCVGRFGSQPDLTIFAFCVLDSPQAGKQSGFCCVVLQAATSSECEEIVNRIAAGFKHTEWFV from the exons ATGACAGGTGTCACCACTGAATGTGCTTTACATTTCACTCATGAACCATCCTTGGGAAAACAAACCTTTGATGATAGGTTATTAGTATTGCTTTCAGTGAAACTGGATGGAAGTCGCGGAATATGCGCGTTCACAATAATGCCTGCAAAAGACCCGCTTATCGAAACACTTAAAG TGTGCATTCTGAATTTAAAATCGGAAGGCACTGTGTCTGACTCCAACCCACACCTGGCATCCTGCTGTGAGCTCCTGGAACTGATACTGCGAAAGGGACTACAGC AGCCTGTTCTCAGTTTGGCACATAGAGATTACTGGCATTGTTTTGAACAGCTTCTACACCATGATGCGTGTGGCAG GTTGAGTTCAGTTTCTTTGGCTGTGCAGCAGACCACAGCCTGCAGCAAGCTCATCACCTCTCAAGGCCGAGGACGCTTCTTCATACGGCTCATGCTGATGAGGAGAACCCTGGGAAATGTCATAAAACACCTGCTGCACACAAACAGAGTCATCGAG TGGTATTGCCCTAATGTTGCTATTCTGAGAAATGAGGAGTTTGTTG AACCATTTCTTTCACTGTCTATGGTGCTGTCAGAAATGAACTTTAAGATCAGTATTGAG AACTGCAGCTTCTTGGATGAAAGCTGGCTGCTTCCG GTGTGTCAAATCTATGAAGCTGTTCCCTGTCGAGAGCTGGGGATGGTGCTCAG GTACCTAGATGGACGCGTCTTTGTACTGGACCTGCTTCAGGGTAGTCAAGCTCAGGTGGATATGTTTGCCGAGCCTGGTGACATCATTGATGAAATGAATGGGATATCACTGAGGAATGCTAGCAATGGGCAG GCAGGTGTGGTTCTGTCTAAGCTGAAGGGTCAGCCCCTTTCCATTCACTTGATACGTTGGAGAGGAGAAGATGGGTCTATCTATCAGCCACTGGTCAAACACTTACGGCAGCTCAAACAGGAAAAACCCTCACTTCAGTTTGGCCCAAAACCAGCCTCTCAGCAGGACAGAGCTTCGGGTCAGAAGAGAGGCCAGACGCAGTGTGTGAAAGACGGCAG GATCCTGTACGGCGTGCACCTCTTAGGAAAAGCAAACATAGGAATG tatGGAGGTAAGGAGGTCCTGCAGCATGCCATTCCGGTGGTTCTGGAGAGCAGTCAGGCAAGAAAG GAAGTGCTGCTGGATGTAAAGGAGACTCATCTTACCTGCATAGATAAGTCCAATAAGCAG GAGCTGTTTCAACATCATTTCCCTGAGATATCATGTGTTGGGAGGTTTGGAAGCCAACCTGATTTAAccatttttgctttttgtgtact AGATTCACCGCAAGCAGGCAAACAGTCAGGCTTCTGTTGTGTGGTCCTGCAGGCTGCCACAAGCAGTGAGTGTGAAGAGATTGTTAACCGTATAG CCGCTGGGTTCAAACATACAGAATGGTTTGTATGA
- the unk gene encoding RING finger protein unkempt homolog isoform X1, translated as MSKAPSQAGSSSAAANLGPSSSSSCSSPSAGGTTSPANVLHAQPEKPQHYTYLKEFRTEQCPLFVQHKCTQHRPFTCFHWHFLNQRRRRPIRRRDGTFNYSPDVYCVKYDEGTGTCPDGDECPFLHRTAGDTERRYHLRYFKTGSCIHETDGKGHCSKNGPHCAFAHGSHDLRSPVYDIREVQVLEAQSATGLVEGTSGEGQSGVVASTALIEKILSEDPRWQDNSFVLSHYKTELCKKPPRLCRQGYACPYYHNSKDRRRSPHKHKYRALPCPSVKHSDEWGDPSKCESGESCQYCHTRTEQQFHPEIYKSTKCNDIQQSGNCPRGPFCAFAHLEKVTVSDEQLAAQCSSPPFETFCSASLDDFNQSGLNATTEEGLLGRILFEESSSLDASPGGEGGYGKAPGFEREDQARHRSFSMEQRSRDISSMHSKQDLLVFLPVGSPLSMSSSIPSSLAATPPSPAPPGLSSGMNANALPFYPTSDTVESVVESALDDLDLNDFGVSALEKSLESSALPSMGLMLGGSQLQSSAPVNIPGSLSSPSPFRSPSPSPPIRAHHSPFLSAQLPQPSQSESSFLGTSHGSLGLNGMSSSIWEHFPTGQSSPGTPPALLSTGSMYNEASRLKQEVEEAHRVLKHWDHSWRQMAQSLAVLKADAEDTRLLAGQLGMEAERARRAEVEAQQQAAFLEEALESLRHAENPHLQLHQLQLLHRLPLSSVCSLQAQLCSCLRTVEQAVFRKQRLYCVSCDEMGSVTLPCQHGLHCERCAASTECPLCTEHQQSMNIPQS; from the exons ATGTCGAAAGCACCATCTCAGGCCGGTTCTTCGAGTGCCGCGGCCAACCTGGGACCTTCATcgtcctcctcctgctcctcacCCTCGGCAGGTGGCACGACGTCCCCCGCTAACGTGCTGCACGCACAGCCCGAGAAACCCCAGCACTACAC GTATCTGAAAGAGTTTAGGACAGAGCAGTGTCCCTTATTTGTGCAGCACAAGTGCACTCAGCACCGGCCCTTCACCTGCTTCCACTGGCACTTCCTGAACCAGAGACGACGGAGGCCGATCCGCAGACGAGATGGAACGTTTAATTACAGCCCTGACGTGTACTGTGTTAAATACGACGAGGGCACGGGGACATGTCCCGACGGAGATGA GTGTCCGTTTCTGCACCGGACAGCTGGGGACACAGAGAGGCGCTATCACCTGCGGTACTTTAAGACTGGTTCCTGTATCCACGAGACTGATGGGAAGGGCCACTGCAGTAAGAACGGCCCTCACTGTGCCTTTGCTCACGGCTCCCATGACCTCCGTAGCCCCGTCTATGACATCAG AGAGGTTCAGGTGTTAGAAGCCCAGTCTGCTACTGGATTGGTTGAGGGAACATCTGGAGAAGGGCAGTCAGGAGTCGTGGCCAGCACTGCACTCATAGAAAAGATCCTGAGTGAAGATCCACGCTGGCAAG ACAACAGTTTCGTGCTTTCCCACTACAAGACTGAGCTTTGCAAAAAACCTCCCCGGTTGTGCCGTCAGGGCTATGCATGTCCCTACTATCACAACAGCAAAGACCGCAGGCGGAGCCCTCACAAGCACAAATACAG agCCCTGCCGTGTCCCTCAGTGAAGCACAGTGATGAGTGGGGGGACCCGAGTAAATGTGAGAGTGGAGAAAGCTGTCAGTACTGCCACACGCGGACAGAACAGCAGTTCCACCCGGAG ATCTATAAATCCAcaaaatgcaatgacattcagcaGAGTGGCAACTGTCCGAGAGGGCCGTTCTGTGCTTTTGCTCATTTAGAAA aagtGACTGTCAGTGATGAGCAGCTGGCCGCACAATGCAGTTCACCTCCTTTTGAAACTTTCTGCTCTGCTTCCTTAGATGACTTCAATCAGAGTGGGCTGAATGCCACCACAGAGGAAGGGCTGCTGGGAAGGATTCTTTTTGAGGAGTCCTCCAGTCTCGATGCCAGTCCAGGAGGAGAGGGGGGTTATGGGAAAGCCCCTGGGTTTGAGAGGGAAGACCAG GCCAGACATAGAAGTTTTTCAATGGAGCAGCGCAGCAGAGACATTTCATCCATGCACAGCAAACAG GATTTGTTGGTGTTTCTGCCCGTCGGCAGTCCTCTCAGTATGTCCTCCAGCATACCTTCCAGTCTGGCAGCCACCCCACCCAGCCCTGCGCCCCCCGGCCTGTCTTCAGGCATGAACGCCAACGCTCTTCCCTTCTACCCTACAAGTGACACGGTGGAGTCTGTAGTGG AGTCTGCATTGGATGATCTAGACCTGAATGACTTTGGAGTCTCGGCTCTTGAGAAAAGTCTGGAGAGTTCAGCTTTACCCAGCATGGGCCTCATGTTAG GAGGCAGTCAGTTGCAGAGTTCAGCACCTGTGAACATTCCTGGCTCCCTCAGTAGCCCCTCCCCTTTCAGATCGCCCTCACcttctccaccaatcagagccCACCACTCTCCATTCCTCTCTGCACAGTTGCCACaacccagccaatcagagagcagcttTTTGGGGACCTCCCATGGTTCTTTAG gttTAAATGGCATGAGCAGCAGTATTTGGGAACATTTTCCGACAGGCCAAAGTTCGCCAGGTACCCCTCCTGCCCTGCTTTCCACAGGGAGCATGTACAACGAGGCGTCACGTCTCAAACAGGAAGTGGAGGAGGCACACAGGGTGCTGAAACACTGGGACCACAGCTGGAGACAGATGGCTCAG TCATTGGCGGTTCTAAAAGCAGACGCAGAGGACACTCGTCTCTTGGCGGGACAGCTGGGTATGGAAGCGGAGCGAGCGCGGCGGGCTGAAGTGGAGGCGCAACAGCAAGCCGCTTTCCTGGAGGAGGCGCTAGAGAGCCTACGGCACGCAGAAAACCCACATCTCCAGCTTCACCAGCTCCAGTTACTGCACAGACTTCCACTGAGCTCCGTCTGCAGCCTGCAGGCACAGCTCTGCTCCTGCTTGCGCACTGTAGAACAG GCTGTGTTCAGGAAGCAGAGATTATATTGTGTATCTTGCGATGAGATGGGATCAGTGACGTTGCCATGCCAACATGGCCTGCACTGCGAACGATGCGCAGCGTCGACAGAATGCCCGCTGTGCACCGAACACCAGCAGAGCATGAATATCCCGCAGTCATAA
- the unk gene encoding RING finger protein unkempt homolog isoform X2, translating to MSKAPSQAGSSSAAANLGPSSSSSCSSPSAGGTTSPANVLHAQPEKPQHYTYLKEFRTEQCPLFVQHKCTQHRPFTCFHWHFLNQRRRRPIRRRDGTFNYSPDVYCVKYDEGTGTCPDGDECPFLHRTAGDTERRYHLRYFKTGSCIHETDGKGHCSKNGPHCAFAHGSHDLRSPVYDIREVQVLEAQSATGLVEGTSGEGQSGVVASTALIEKILSEDPRWQDNSFVLSHYKTELCKKPPRLCRQGYACPYYHNSKDRRRSPHKHKYRALPCPSVKHSDEWGDPSKCESGESCQYCHTRTEQQFHPEIYKSTKCNDIQQSGNCPRGPFCAFAHLENDFNQSGLNATTEEGLLGRILFEESSSLDASPGGEGGYGKAPGFEREDQARHRSFSMEQRSRDISSMHSKQDLLVFLPVGSPLSMSSSIPSSLAATPPSPAPPGLSSGMNANALPFYPTSDTVESVVESALDDLDLNDFGVSALEKSLESSALPSMGLMLGGSQLQSSAPVNIPGSLSSPSPFRSPSPSPPIRAHHSPFLSAQLPQPSQSESSFLGTSHGSLGLNGMSSSIWEHFPTGQSSPGTPPALLSTGSMYNEASRLKQEVEEAHRVLKHWDHSWRQMAQSLAVLKADAEDTRLLAGQLGMEAERARRAEVEAQQQAAFLEEALESLRHAENPHLQLHQLQLLHRLPLSSVCSLQAQLCSCLRTVEQAVFRKQRLYCVSCDEMGSVTLPCQHGLHCERCAASTECPLCTEHQQSMNIPQS from the exons ATGTCGAAAGCACCATCTCAGGCCGGTTCTTCGAGTGCCGCGGCCAACCTGGGACCTTCATcgtcctcctcctgctcctcacCCTCGGCAGGTGGCACGACGTCCCCCGCTAACGTGCTGCACGCACAGCCCGAGAAACCCCAGCACTACAC GTATCTGAAAGAGTTTAGGACAGAGCAGTGTCCCTTATTTGTGCAGCACAAGTGCACTCAGCACCGGCCCTTCACCTGCTTCCACTGGCACTTCCTGAACCAGAGACGACGGAGGCCGATCCGCAGACGAGATGGAACGTTTAATTACAGCCCTGACGTGTACTGTGTTAAATACGACGAGGGCACGGGGACATGTCCCGACGGAGATGA GTGTCCGTTTCTGCACCGGACAGCTGGGGACACAGAGAGGCGCTATCACCTGCGGTACTTTAAGACTGGTTCCTGTATCCACGAGACTGATGGGAAGGGCCACTGCAGTAAGAACGGCCCTCACTGTGCCTTTGCTCACGGCTCCCATGACCTCCGTAGCCCCGTCTATGACATCAG AGAGGTTCAGGTGTTAGAAGCCCAGTCTGCTACTGGATTGGTTGAGGGAACATCTGGAGAAGGGCAGTCAGGAGTCGTGGCCAGCACTGCACTCATAGAAAAGATCCTGAGTGAAGATCCACGCTGGCAAG ACAACAGTTTCGTGCTTTCCCACTACAAGACTGAGCTTTGCAAAAAACCTCCCCGGTTGTGCCGTCAGGGCTATGCATGTCCCTACTATCACAACAGCAAAGACCGCAGGCGGAGCCCTCACAAGCACAAATACAG agCCCTGCCGTGTCCCTCAGTGAAGCACAGTGATGAGTGGGGGGACCCGAGTAAATGTGAGAGTGGAGAAAGCTGTCAGTACTGCCACACGCGGACAGAACAGCAGTTCCACCCGGAG ATCTATAAATCCAcaaaatgcaatgacattcagcaGAGTGGCAACTGTCCGAGAGGGCCGTTCTGTGCTTTTGCTCATTTAGAAA ATGACTTCAATCAGAGTGGGCTGAATGCCACCACAGAGGAAGGGCTGCTGGGAAGGATTCTTTTTGAGGAGTCCTCCAGTCTCGATGCCAGTCCAGGAGGAGAGGGGGGTTATGGGAAAGCCCCTGGGTTTGAGAGGGAAGACCAG GCCAGACATAGAAGTTTTTCAATGGAGCAGCGCAGCAGAGACATTTCATCCATGCACAGCAAACAG GATTTGTTGGTGTTTCTGCCCGTCGGCAGTCCTCTCAGTATGTCCTCCAGCATACCTTCCAGTCTGGCAGCCACCCCACCCAGCCCTGCGCCCCCCGGCCTGTCTTCAGGCATGAACGCCAACGCTCTTCCCTTCTACCCTACAAGTGACACGGTGGAGTCTGTAGTGG AGTCTGCATTGGATGATCTAGACCTGAATGACTTTGGAGTCTCGGCTCTTGAGAAAAGTCTGGAGAGTTCAGCTTTACCCAGCATGGGCCTCATGTTAG GAGGCAGTCAGTTGCAGAGTTCAGCACCTGTGAACATTCCTGGCTCCCTCAGTAGCCCCTCCCCTTTCAGATCGCCCTCACcttctccaccaatcagagccCACCACTCTCCATTCCTCTCTGCACAGTTGCCACaacccagccaatcagagagcagcttTTTGGGGACCTCCCATGGTTCTTTAG gttTAAATGGCATGAGCAGCAGTATTTGGGAACATTTTCCGACAGGCCAAAGTTCGCCAGGTACCCCTCCTGCCCTGCTTTCCACAGGGAGCATGTACAACGAGGCGTCACGTCTCAAACAGGAAGTGGAGGAGGCACACAGGGTGCTGAAACACTGGGACCACAGCTGGAGACAGATGGCTCAG TCATTGGCGGTTCTAAAAGCAGACGCAGAGGACACTCGTCTCTTGGCGGGACAGCTGGGTATGGAAGCGGAGCGAGCGCGGCGGGCTGAAGTGGAGGCGCAACAGCAAGCCGCTTTCCTGGAGGAGGCGCTAGAGAGCCTACGGCACGCAGAAAACCCACATCTCCAGCTTCACCAGCTCCAGTTACTGCACAGACTTCCACTGAGCTCCGTCTGCAGCCTGCAGGCACAGCTCTGCTCCTGCTTGCGCACTGTAGAACAG GCTGTGTTCAGGAAGCAGAGATTATATTGTGTATCTTGCGATGAGATGGGATCAGTGACGTTGCCATGCCAACATGGCCTGCACTGCGAACGATGCGCAGCGTCGACAGAATGCCCGCTGTGCACCGAACACCAGCAGAGCATGAATATCCCGCAGTCATAA